The Glandiceps talaboti chromosome 9, keGlaTala1.1, whole genome shotgun sequence genome window below encodes:
- the LOC144440507 gene encoding Golgi-associated plant pathogenesis-related protein 1-like, producing MCTDRTGYCMAKREICDGFITCDSRADEKRKDCGWGKTDENQCTKPKQLGNKGVEDLKKQILEAQNYHRCLHGVPPLEWDPKLEKFAKGVARRNAAIGNIDHTHDAIYGENIHMQELREDEHQSGYGFSLAWYSEIELYHFGKPVFDGSTGHFTALIWKNTKTVGCDFADKEGDYFNLYVGVCNYEPMGNFLTHEAFMENVPPPL from the exons ATGTGTACAGATCGTACCGGTTACTGTATGGCCAAGAGAGAAATATGTGATGGCTTCATAACATGTGATAGTCGTGCTGATGAGAAAAGGAAAGATTGCG GCTGGGGTAAAACAGACGAGAATCAGTGTACAAAACCCAAACAACTAGGTAACAAGGGAGTTGAGGATCTAAAAAAACAGATATTAGAAGCCCAAAACTACCATCGTTGTTTACATGGTGTACCACCATTGGAATGGGACCCTAAACTGGAAAAGTTCGCCAAGGGTGTGGCTCGTCGTAATGCAGCTATTGGTAACATTGACCACACCCATGATGCTATCTATGGtgaaaacatacacatgcagGAACTCAGAGAAGATGAACATCAAAGTG GGTATGGATTTTCCCTGGCATGGTACAGTGAAATTGAATTATATCATTTTGGTAAACCGGTGTTTGATGGTAGTACCG GTCATTTCACTGCATTGATTTGGAAAAACACTAAAACTGTTGGATGTGACTTTGCTGATAAAGAAGGCGACTACTTCAACTTGTACGTAGGCGTGTGTAACTACGAACCAATGGGTAACTTCCTAACACACGAAGCATTTATGGAAAATGTACCACCCCCGCTGTAA